One window of the Trifolium pratense cultivar HEN17-A07 linkage group LG2, ARS_RC_1.1, whole genome shotgun sequence genome contains the following:
- the LOC123909135 gene encoding F-box/FBD/LRR-repeat protein At3g14710-like, translated as MSTRSRKTRKKKSGTEMENVVEEDMFYSKLSEPHLISHILSFLPTRDAVRTSVLSKKWLDNWTFITKLDFDDGLYHDSYGLRICTHCKSRVHHDFYVSNKVGSDDLTLCGSCSNSEDALYNGGNSLSFSDLTKVKAIGVTYKQSFVKFVYHALLFTKNNNSSISSMLERFSLVINNHYDVDHLNIWISCILNRRVKNLKIHSSVHNLPFSASTSKSLLNSTQLEELELVLSSFTTINVPSNSVHFGHLKHLKLSGIDFTIDHSCDYLTLRLPVLKKFEISNCEWSSRKDVFVDASLLENISIQQDLSELQGKSIKFNALYLKEFNYCGYGISQQINLSGCSFMPYASVKIILKQCENNISETRCFYFQLFQHFHQMKCIKLEGLEFLTQTKEDVYPVSALPVFANLSHMELGVVTIEVIFSLLQNSPVLKTLVLALKETPKFAKELLNFAVVPDCLTSALQIVNFEKVKGDEQELFLAEFLLKNGKMLERMSFSLSNQKLAKAKAMKEFKEKLHSFKKGHSFGYLEFSCDSVT; from the exons ATGAGCACCCGTTCCCGTAAgacgagaaagaaaaagagtggTACTGAAATGGAAAATGTAGTTGAAGAAGACATGTTCTACAGTAAGCTATCTGAACCACATCTTATAAGTCATATTCTGTCTTTTCTGCCAACAAGAGATGCAGTTAGGACCTCTGTTTTGTCAAAGAAATGGTTAGATAACTGGACATTCATCACCAAGTTAGACTTCGATGATGGTCTCTACCACGACTCCTATGGTCTTCGAATCTGCACTCACTGCAAATCTAGGGTTCACCATGATTTCTATGTCTCAAATAAG GTGGGCTCTGATGATTTGACTTTGTGTGGGAGTTGTTCTAATTCAGAAGATGCACTTTACAATGGTGGAAACAGTTTGAGCTTTTCAGATTTAACGAAAGTGAAGGCTATTGGCGTGACTTATAAGCAGAGCTTTGTAAAATTTGTGTACCATGCACTTCTTTTTACTAAGAATAATAATAGTTCAATTTCAAGCATGTTGGAAAGGTTTTCTTTGGTGATCAATAACCATTATGATGTCGATCATCTCAATATATGGATCTCTTGCATCTTGAACAGGAGAGTGAAAAATCTAAAGATCCATTCATCTGTTCATAACCTACCATTTTCTGCTAGTACATCCAAATCTCTTTTAAATTCCACACAGCTGGAAGAATTGGAATTGGTGCTTAGTAGTTTCACCACCATTAATGTACCTTCCAACTCCGTTCATTTTGGTCACCTAAAACATCTCAAGTTGTCTGGTATCGATTTTACCATTGATCATTCCTGTGATTATCTTACACTTAGATTACCAGTTCTCAAAAAGTTTGAGATCAGTAACTGCGAATGGTCAAGTAGAAAGGATGTTTTCGTAGATGCTTCTCTACTTGAAAATATTTCTATACAACAAGACCTTAGTGAGCTACAAGGCAAATCCATCAAATTTAATGCTTTGTATCTCAAAGAATTCAATTATTGTGGTTATGGTATATCACAACAAATTAACCTGTCAGGTTGCAGTTTTATGCCTTATGCTTCTGTTAAGATCATCCTAAAACAGTGTGAGAACAACATTTCAGAGACAAGATGTTTCTATTTTCAACTTTTCCAACATTTCCATCAAATGAAGTGTATCAAATTGGAAGGGTTGGAg TTCCTTACACAAACAAAAGAAGATGTTTATCCTGTATCTGCTCTACCTGTATTTGCAAATTTGAGTCATATGGAGCTTGGTGTAGTTACTATTGAAGTTATTTTCAGCCTACTTCAAAACTCACCGGTTCTCAAGACACTAGTTCTAGCTCTCAAG GAAAcaccaaaatttgccaaagagCTTCTGAATTTTGCTGTTGTGCCCGATTGTTTGACATCTGCTCTCCAGATTGTGAACTTCGAAAAGGTTAAAGGCGATGAGCAAGAGCTATTTTTAGCtgaatttcttttgaaaaatggCAAGATGTTGGAGAGGATGAGTTTCTCCCTCAGTAATCAAAAGCTGGCAAAAGCTAAGGCTATGAAAGAATTTAAGGAGAAACTTCACTCGTTTAAGAAAGGTCATTCTTTTGGTTATTTAGAATTTTCATGTGATTCGGTTACATAA
- the LOC123909062 gene encoding probable transcription factor At1g61730, which yields MEEEASKKSGGRVFSEKDDLVILSGLADFLSKTGKDPLKHAADFHYFMQEEKSFRSDLSNMQIKRKVRTLKDKFEKSQIFTKPHDKKAFKLFNKIIWRNNDENEAGEENRMDVEGSVAYILNEIFRFDGDIALSKDDAKKGLESIDESLRAEMEEKWRKLRMDEMNLVVTRAQYAKDRARLVL from the coding sequence ATGGAGGAGGAAGCATCAAAAAAGAGTGGTGGAAGAGTCTTCAGCGAAAAAGACGATCTTGTTATTCTGAGTGGTCTTGCTGATTTCCTTTCCAAAACTGGAAAGGATCCTTTGAAGCATGCAGCTGATTTTCACTATTTCATGCAGGAGGAAAAATCCTTTCGTTCAGATTTGAGTAACATGCAAATTAAGCGAAAAGTTCGAACTTTAAAAGACAAGTTTGAAAAAAGTCAGATTTTCACTAAACCACATGATAAAAAAGCTTTTAAACTGTTCAATAAGATTATTTGGAGAAATAATGATGAGAATGAAGCTGGAGAAGAAAATCGAATGGATGTGGAAGGTAGtgttgcttatattttgaatgaaatttttAGATTTGACGGTGATATCGCTTTGAGTAAGGATGATGCGAAAAAGGGATTGGAATCGATAGACGAATCATTGAGGGCAGAAATGGAAGAAAAGTGGAGGAAGCTTCGTATGGATGAGATGAACCTTGTTGTGACTCGGGCACAGTACGCTAAGGATCGGGCCAGGTTGGTCTTGTAG